One window from the genome of Macrobrachium rosenbergii isolate ZJJX-2024 chromosome 2, ASM4041242v1, whole genome shotgun sequence encodes:
- the LOC136849212 gene encoding uncharacterized protein isoform X2: MVGSPPCSGVRYSWEHITHQDLRLPAPAPLVQTVVARMRLSTPFMMLSCCLLAVGNLLAVVGRCCYAHASLVAALMYSLGGLSVGVGVVWFVSVISEEYGMASGQRTSWSDMYAYRYGWSVMTAGVGGVAAFLAALLTGHSHLARHAPLVTVLRARSSSTDESLARPLLRCRSEGCLGQRSFTSDTIRTYLTCDSRRHPQRGCPPLPLPQSPSIVDLTKPTEELTCLQEDPSQTQGDPHVEAATSRRSSRITIVGEDAREFNSPHPQQHQHQHQQQQQQLQQQPEQQQHQQQHQQSMQPSQQHSHNKIQQSTLNRSWSAETSRVIIEAQRGTITKVVPPPPVSQVLSPLTPVPPPPPLSSSSSSPSPLEAHLPTPATRTEVSRRSSSGGGIRTTCEPLRLSDYNSFTMSDYSRTLPSEGRQMAVFDRRAMHRSATLSRSSSKISSEV; encoded by the exons attaTCTACGCCGTTCATGATGCTCTCCTGCTGTTTACTGGCTGTCGGGAATTTGCTCGCGGTAGTTGGAAGATGTTGCTATGCTCATGCGTCCCTTGTGGCGGCTCTCATGTATTCACTGGGAG gATTAAGCGTAGGGGTAGGCGTGGTGTGGTTTGTATCAGTGATTTCTGAAGAATATGGGATGGCATCTGGACAAAGAACAAGCTGGTCCGACATGTATGCATACCGCTATGGTTGGTCTGTGATGACAGCCGGTGTAGGAGGAGTAGCAGCTTTCCTTGCTGCTTTGCTAACAGGCCACTCTCATCTTGCTCGACATGCTCCTCTGGTCACTGTCCTGAGAGCGAGATCAAGCAGCACTGACGAAAGCTTAGCAAGACCACTGCTAAGGTGTCGAAGTGAAGGTTGCCTGGGCCAGAGATCCTTTACATCTGACACAATAAGGACTTATTTAACATGTGATTCTAGACGTCATCCACAAAGAGGTTGTCCTCCTTTACCTCTTCCTCAAAGTCCTTCCATAGTAGACCTCACCAAACCGACAGAAGAACTTACTTGCTTGCAGGAAGATCCAAGTCAAACTCAGGGAGATCCCCATGTAGAAGCTGCAACATCACGAAGGTCATCAAGGATCACTATTGTAGGAGAAGATGCAAGAGAATTTAACTCTCCTCACCCACAACAACATCAGCACCAgcatcaacaacagcagcaacaactacAGCAACAACCAGAACAACAgcagcatcaacaacaacatcaacagtcAATGCAGCCGTCACAACAACATTCACACAATAAGATTCAGCAGTCGACGCTGAACAGGAGTTGGTCTGCAGAAACATCGCGGGTGATCATAGAGGCCCAAAGAGGAACCATCACCAAAGTagtccctcctccacctgtatcCCAGGTCCTTTCTCCTCTAACTCCTGTTCCCCCCCCTCCACCCTTAAgctcttcatcctcctccccttcaccTCTAGAAGCCCATCTTCCTACGCCAGCAACAAGAACAGAAGTCTCGAGGCGGTCCAGTAGTGGAGGAGGAATCCGGACAACATGTGAACCCCTACGGCTGTCAGACTACAACTCCTTCACAATGAGTGACTACAGTCGTACGCTACCATCAGAAGGTCGGCAAATGGCTGTATTTGATAGAAGAGCGATGCACCGTTCAGCTACACTCAGTCGGTCCTCCTCAAAGATTTCATCTGAAGTCTGA